One window of Vitis riparia cultivar Riparia Gloire de Montpellier isolate 1030 chromosome 5, EGFV_Vit.rip_1.0, whole genome shotgun sequence genomic DNA carries:
- the LOC117914355 gene encoding BTB/POZ and TAZ domain-containing protein 3 gives MASPDLVSSLPCSTDESFSGSFNIAIEETSPANFLPVLEVSNSSVCNNSNIPKPPLLPGKTYTKTSYPKRLANCSSVPRETKDTWDKLFKDGYGADIHIITEDGPIIPAHSCVLGVASPVLGNFLQLSKVKKGIRYIKIPGVPCEAAYAFIRFLYSSSFEEEEMKKFVLHLLVLSHSYSVPSLKRLCAHHLEQGWMTPENLMDVLQLARKCDVPRLSLICTRMIVKDFKTISSTQGWKVMKRVDPALEQELLEAVVEADSRKEERLKKIEEKKVYLQLHEAMEALLHICRDGCRTIGPRDKVLKGSQVACGFPACKGLETLVRHFSSCKTRVPGGCVHCKRMWQLLELHSRMCSEPDCCKVPLCRHFKEKMQQQSKKDETKWKLLVSKVIAVKNSLGPFPARSSGLL, from the exons ATGGCTTCACCAGATCTTGTTTCTTCCTTACCATGCTCAACTGATGAATCCTTCAGTGGATCATTCAATATAGCCATAGAAGAAACAAGTCCAGCCAATTTTTTACCAGTGCTGGAAGTTTCCAACTCGTCTGTGTGCAATAACAGTAACATCCCCAAACCACCTCTACTCCCTGGTAAAACCTATACGAAAACAAGTTATCCCAAAAGGCTTGCAAACTGTAGTTCTGTCccaagagaaacaaaagataCATGGGACAAGCTCTTTAAGGACGGATATGGAGCAGATATTCATATTATCACAGAAGATGGCCCTATTATTCCAGCTCATTCTTGTGTTCTG GGTGTAGCATCACCAGTACTGGGGAATTTTCTACAGCTATCAAAAGTTAAGAAGGGAATAAGATACATTAAGATTCCTGGGGTACCTTGTGAAGCTGCATATGCATTTATTCGATTCCTTTACTCATCCAG CtttgaagaggaagaaatgaagaaatttgTTCTCCACTTGTTGGTTTTGTCACACTCCTATTCAGTTCCATCTCTGAAAAGGCTTTGTGCACACCATCTGGAGCAAGGATGGATGACACCTGAAAACCTCATGGATGTGCTTCAGTTAGCTAGGAAGTGTGATGTACCCCGTCTCTCCCTCATCTGCACCCGCATGATTGTGAAGGATTTCAAAACTATATCTTCAACCCAAGGATGGAAAGTAATGAAGCGTGTAGATCCTGCACTTGAACAAGAGCTGCTGGAGGCAGTTGTTGAAGCTGATTCT AGGAAAGAGGAGAGATTGAAGAAGATAGAAGAGAAGAAGGTGTACTTGCAACTGCACGAGGCCATGGAGGCCCTCCTTCACATATGCAGAGACGGATGCAGGACAATTGGGCCTCGTGACAAGGTACTGAAAGGAAGCCAGGTTGCTTGTGGCTTCCCAGCCTGCAAAGGGCTTGAGACTTTAGTCCGCCATTTCTCCAGCTGCAAGACCCGAGTCCCCGGCGGATGTGTTCACTGCAAGCGCATGTGGCAGCTTCTTGAACTGCACTCCCGGATGTGCAGTGAACCTGATTGTTGCAAGGTCCCTCTCTGTAG GCATTTCAAGGAAAAGATGCAGCAGCAGAGTAAGAAAGACGAGACAAAATGGAAACTATTGGTTAGCAAAGTGATAGCAGTGAAGAATTCACTGGGGCCGTTCCCAGCTCGCAGCTCAGGTTTACTATGA
- the LOC117914356 gene encoding sm-like protein LSM36B has protein sequence MSTGGEKGSATTKTPADFLKSIRGRPVVVKLNSGVDYRGILACLDGYMNIAMEQTEEYVNGQLKNKYGDAFIRGNNVLYISTSKRTLAEGA, from the exons ATGAGTACAGGAGGAGAGAAAGGGTCTGCAACCACAAAAACCCCAGCAGATTTCCTCAAGTCAATTCGTGGGCGACCTGTTGTTGTTAAGCTTAACTCTGGCGTGGATTATCGTG GTATTCTAGCTTGTCTTGACGGATATATGAACATAGCAATGGAGCAAACAGAAGAGTACGTCAATGGGCagctaaaaaacaaatatgGCGATGCTTTTATCCGTGGAAATAACG TTCTGTACATTAGTACATCCAAGAGGACCCTGGCTGAGGGCGCTTAG